The proteins below are encoded in one region of Paenibacillus sp. YYML68:
- a CDS encoding FAD-dependent monooxygenase gives MPKFVIAGAGIGGLAAALALQQRGWEAVVYEQQPERREAGAGIVLAANAMKALEALGAAEAVRRVGSPVKQGMILTPSGRSITQLPVEAQALRFGSESWMIHRARLHAALHSLLIPGTVQYGKRLTRFLQTPGRVTLYIEGREQPIIADALIGADGIHSLVRETLFGSSPLRYAGFTALRGICTYPAARRSSELAEGFEIWGPGVRFGVTPIDRDNLFWFLAISGAEGQPISKGQRKQAALREVEGWLPDVASVIHATDEDEVLVHDIYDRDPLHRWSECRITLLGDAAHPMLPNLGQGGAQALEDALVLTHCLDRHGAGTQPTAAFREYERIRIPRTTRIVHASRRMGRLVQLKHPLAIAVRNAVLRTVPSELQLRQLDWLIGHDVLDTFGPPQPQH, from the coding sequence ATGCCTAAGTTTGTGATCGCAGGAGCCGGAATAGGCGGACTCGCCGCCGCCCTCGCGCTTCAGCAGCGCGGCTGGGAGGCCGTCGTCTACGAGCAGCAGCCCGAGCGCCGTGAAGCCGGAGCCGGCATCGTTCTAGCCGCCAATGCAATGAAGGCGCTAGAGGCGCTCGGAGCAGCCGAGGCTGTTCGGCGCGTCGGCTCCCCCGTGAAGCAAGGTATGATCCTCACCCCGAGCGGCAGAAGCATTACGCAGCTGCCGGTCGAGGCGCAAGCACTTCGATTCGGCTCCGAGAGCTGGATGATTCACCGCGCGCGTCTGCATGCGGCGCTTCATTCGCTGCTAATTCCAGGTACGGTTCAATACGGTAAGCGGCTGACGCGATTCCTGCAGACACCCGGCCGCGTCACTCTATATATAGAAGGAAGAGAACAGCCGATCATAGCTGACGCACTGATCGGCGCGGACGGCATTCATTCGCTCGTTCGCGAGACGCTGTTCGGCAGCTCACCGCTGCGGTATGCCGGATTCACCGCGCTGCGCGGCATATGCACGTACCCCGCAGCACGTCGAAGCTCCGAGCTTGCCGAAGGCTTCGAGATTTGGGGGCCTGGCGTCCGCTTCGGCGTCACCCCGATCGATAGAGACAACCTATTTTGGTTTCTCGCCATTAGTGGAGCAGAAGGACAACCGATCTCCAAGGGACAGCGCAAGCAAGCAGCCCTTCGTGAGGTCGAAGGTTGGCTGCCCGACGTAGCCAGCGTCATCCATGCGACCGACGAGGACGAGGTGCTCGTTCACGACATCTACGACCGGGATCCGCTTCACCGCTGGAGCGAATGCCGCATCACCTTGCTCGGCGATGCCGCGCATCCGATGCTGCCCAATCTCGGTCAAGGCGGAGCACAAGCGCTGGAGGACGCGCTCGTGCTGACGCATTGCCTCGATCGGCACGGCGCAGGGACACAGCCCACCGCAGCCTTTCGCGAATACGAGCGCATCCGCATCCCGCGCACCACGCGCATTGTTCATGCGTCACGACGCATGGGACGCCTCGTCCAGCTGAAGCACCCGCTTGCTATTGCCGTGCGCAACGCGGTGTTACGCACGGTGCCGTCGGAGCTCCAGCTTCGGCAGCTCGATTGGCTGATCGGGCATGATGTGCTCGACACGTTCGGACCTCCACAGCCGCAGCACTAG
- a CDS encoding effector binding domain-containing protein has protein sequence MEWLNRMMSALDLMEARMEEPLDVAELARAAHSSTYHFQRMFYMLTGMTVAEYVRKRRLTLAAQELALSGPKVIDVALKYGYDSPESFSKAFRKLHGISPSEARHAGVQLKAFPRISFHLSLKGDKEMDYRIVQREAFTVIGKSIQTSSVDGENSRAIPKFWQDSLADGTVGSLVAAGKSGDTLGICYDMKPDGEGFKYAIAVETDTAASDSEFDLIQIPAATWAVFTSVGPMPGAIQELWRRVFQEWFPTTGYEHAEGPDFELYPPGDARADDYRCEVWIPIVKK, from the coding sequence ATGGAATGGCTGAACCGGATGATGTCGGCGCTCGACTTGATGGAAGCGAGGATGGAGGAGCCGCTAGATGTCGCGGAGCTTGCGAGAGCGGCGCACTCCTCGACGTATCACTTTCAGCGTATGTTTTATATGCTGACGGGGATGACTGTCGCGGAGTATGTGCGTAAACGACGGCTGACCTTGGCGGCGCAGGAGCTCGCGTTGTCCGGTCCGAAGGTGATTGATGTCGCGCTGAAGTACGGCTACGATTCGCCGGAGTCCTTCTCCAAGGCGTTCCGCAAGCTGCACGGCATATCCCCTTCGGAGGCGCGTCATGCCGGCGTTCAGCTGAAGGCCTTCCCTCGCATTTCGTTCCACCTATCACTGAAGGGAGACAAGGAAATGGACTACCGTATTGTGCAAAGAGAGGCTTTTACCGTCATAGGGAAATCGATTCAAACTTCATCTGTGGATGGCGAGAATTCGAGGGCGATCCCGAAGTTCTGGCAAGATAGTCTTGCGGATGGGACGGTCGGGAGCCTTGTAGCCGCAGGGAAATCCGGGGATACACTCGGAATCTGCTACGATATGAAGCCGGATGGCGAAGGCTTCAAGTATGCGATTGCGGTCGAGACGGATACAGCAGCGTCAGACAGTGAATTCGATCTGATCCAGATTCCAGCAGCGACATGGGCTGTATTCACGTCCGTCGGTCCGATGCCTGGAGCGATCCAGGAGCTGTGGAGACGCGTCTTCCAGGAGTGGTTCCCTACGACGGGCTATGAGCATGCCGAGGGACCGGATTTCGAGCTGTACCCGCCAGGAGATGCGAGGGCCGACGATTACCGCTGTGAGGTATGGATTCCGATTGTGAAAAAATAA
- a CDS encoding DUF1835 domain-containing protein, which produces MHADDLLAIKGMVEQLNEEEQKAYLSFVLTKVKQLKTEQTEDALTGLIELYDMLEKLPTRRAWWDPVPSCTHVHIVTGDSFAGGMKQALQSLDWTHTHKVITLRDHYELGPLSGLDSPEGRQERSRWFLDHYAEEYGTPPELEGWHQELLDKLKRIPKEAEVVLWTCGNAQEQLGMRHALYLLSSYSQESSVSIHDACAMCEELFNRRDAFIHYRHSGEIPPDKLQGALVQVVDSNSKPKQSAASIEQLVQEWQELRRQGGTLRIWQQDAIVEVDADYYDDYVLTKLDDLRPPGDDRFLMAARLIGEVMGHSEQPIPVDYLEYRLREMIYSGALEVRGVPAGMRRFRVRRKSR; this is translated from the coding sequence ATGCATGCAGACGATCTACTTGCCATTAAAGGCATGGTCGAGCAGCTGAACGAGGAGGAGCAGAAAGCCTACCTGAGCTTCGTTCTGACGAAGGTGAAGCAGCTGAAGACCGAGCAGACGGAAGACGCGCTAACCGGCCTCATCGAGCTGTACGACATGCTGGAGAAGCTGCCCACTCGGAGAGCATGGTGGGATCCTGTTCCCTCCTGCACCCATGTCCATATCGTAACGGGAGACTCATTCGCAGGCGGGATGAAGCAAGCGCTTCAATCGCTCGACTGGACCCATACCCATAAGGTCATCACGCTCCGCGACCATTACGAGCTCGGTCCGCTCTCCGGCCTCGATTCACCGGAAGGACGTCAGGAGCGGAGCCGCTGGTTCCTGGACCATTATGCCGAGGAATACGGGACTCCTCCTGAGCTCGAAGGCTGGCATCAGGAGCTGCTGGACAAGCTGAAGCGTATCCCGAAGGAGGCAGAGGTGGTGCTGTGGACGTGCGGCAATGCGCAGGAGCAGCTCGGTATGCGGCATGCACTGTACTTGCTCAGCAGCTATAGCCAAGAATCCAGCGTATCCATCCACGACGCGTGCGCGATGTGCGAGGAGCTGTTCAACCGTAGGGACGCCTTTATCCATTACAGGCATTCCGGCGAGATTCCTCCCGACAAGCTGCAGGGGGCCCTTGTACAGGTCGTGGACAGCAACAGCAAGCCTAAGCAGAGCGCCGCTTCCATAGAGCAGCTCGTACAGGAGTGGCAGGAGCTAAGGCGACAAGGCGGCACATTGCGCATCTGGCAGCAGGATGCGATCGTCGAGGTCGACGCCGACTATTATGACGACTACGTGCTAACGAAGCTCGACGACCTGAGGCCGCCCGGCGATGACCGTTTCCTGATGGCAGCCCGTCTGATCGGCGAGGTCATGGGGCATAGCGAGCAGCCGATCCCCGTTGATTACCTCGAATACCGGCTTCGAGAGATGATCTACAGCGGCGCCCTGGAGGTGAGGGGCGTCCCTGCTGGCATGAGAAGGTTCCGTGTTCGCCGCAAGTCCCGATGA
- a CDS encoding NCS2 family permease: MDRLFKLKEHGTTVRTEIMAGITTFMTMAYILAVNPNILSAFGSGATGMDWTAVFLATAIAAGVITIMMGLFVNFPVALAPGMGLNAYFATVILASGGSFTYQMALTAVFISGLIFVLLTVTRVRQTLLVAVPDSLKHAITVGIGLFITIIGLKNSGLLTVSVETISDVPKGKYTDLLSFETIFHMGSMHNVNVQLCLLGLLFITVFMVLKVRGAILFGILLTTVAGLFMSNPDGTPVVNLASLGSEQTSWVPDLSKLAFAHFDFAGILNAGIITVILTFTFVELFDTFGTLVGTANRTGIMKNKEEGNKKVGKAMMVDAIGVSGGALVGTSTVTAYIESSAGIAEGGRTGLTAVTTGVCFLLALFLAPVVALIPGPATAAALIVVGVLMMQSVREIDFQDLVYGIPAFFTVAMMPFTYNIANGISFGIVSYVVLAAVANMKEKGKYKVHPLMWVLAVLIVLRYIFITE, translated from the coding sequence ATGGATCGTTTGTTTAAATTAAAGGAGCATGGGACGACTGTCCGCACGGAGATCATGGCCGGTATTACGACGTTCATGACGATGGCGTACATATTGGCGGTCAACCCGAACATTCTCAGCGCCTTCGGCTCGGGGGCAACCGGGATGGACTGGACGGCGGTGTTCCTCGCGACGGCGATCGCCGCGGGTGTAATCACGATTATGATGGGCTTGTTCGTTAATTTTCCAGTAGCGCTCGCTCCCGGTATGGGACTGAACGCGTACTTCGCAACAGTGATACTCGCCTCTGGCGGCAGCTTCACATACCAGATGGCACTGACCGCTGTCTTCATCTCCGGTCTGATCTTCGTCCTGCTGACGGTGACCCGGGTGCGTCAGACGCTGCTCGTCGCGGTGCCGGACAGTCTGAAGCATGCGATTACGGTCGGTATCGGCTTGTTCATTACTATTATTGGCTTGAAAAATAGCGGCCTCCTGACCGTATCCGTAGAGACGATCAGCGACGTGCCGAAGGGCAAGTACACGGATCTGCTGTCGTTCGAGACGATCTTCCATATGGGCAGTATGCACAATGTGAACGTGCAGCTGTGCTTGCTCGGTCTGCTGTTCATCACCGTGTTCATGGTGCTGAAGGTGCGCGGCGCGATTCTGTTCGGCATTCTGCTGACGACCGTTGCCGGCCTGTTCATGAGCAACCCGGACGGTACGCCTGTTGTGAATCTGGCTTCGCTCGGCAGTGAGCAGACGAGCTGGGTGCCGGATCTGAGCAAGCTTGCGTTCGCGCACTTCGACTTCGCCGGCATTCTGAATGCGGGCATCATTACGGTCATTCTGACGTTCACGTTCGTAGAGCTGTTCGATACGTTCGGCACGCTCGTCGGTACGGCGAACCGGACAGGCATCATGAAGAACAAGGAAGAGGGCAACAAGAAGGTCGGCAAGGCGATGATGGTCGACGCGATCGGTGTCAGCGGCGGTGCGCTCGTCGGAACGAGCACCGTGACGGCCTACATCGAGAGCTCCGCAGGTATTGCGGAGGGTGGACGTACGGGTCTGACGGCAGTCACGACGGGCGTCTGCTTCCTGCTGGCGCTGTTCCTCGCGCCAGTCGTTGCGCTTATTCCAGGTCCGGCAACTGCGGCGGCGCTGATCGTCGTCGGCGTGCTGATGATGCAGTCCGTTCGCGAGATCGACTTCCAGGACCTCGTATACGGCATTCCGGCGTTCTTCACGGTGGCGATGATGCCGTTCACGTACAACATTGCGAACGGTATTTCGTTCGGTATCGTCAGCTACGTCGTGCTCGCCGCGGTGGCGAACATGAAGGAGAAGGGTAAGTACAAGGTGCATCCACTCATGTGGGTGCTGGCGGTGCTCATTGTGCTGCGATACATCTTTATTACCGAGTAG
- a CDS encoding helix-turn-helix domain-containing protein, producing the protein MSTKQERELVVEKTEQVLDRTIRQTDPEFYQALRNMLHDYIVVTNPRKQAPQRNDLQAIIRVMAEALNQAQPVRTYSTGELARLFGVSVQAIHKWIDEGRFLGYTREGKNRHNRIPETIAFAMRTGEFIPLQEVVQMYERQQQEQQIDPSYTDHRDAVLDEISRLMKKHGGTYEMTLSTKPDRTAEEERDASIWLALLDELWEMNEAK; encoded by the coding sequence ATGTCTACCAAGCAAGAACGTGAGCTTGTTGTCGAGAAGACCGAGCAGGTGCTGGATCGTACAATTCGGCAAACGGACCCTGAATTTTACCAAGCCCTTCGTAATATGCTTCACGATTATATTGTTGTAACGAACCCGCGCAAGCAAGCCCCTCAGCGTAACGATCTTCAGGCCATCATTCGTGTGATGGCAGAGGCGTTGAATCAAGCGCAGCCTGTGCGAACGTATTCCACTGGTGAACTGGCACGCCTATTCGGTGTGTCTGTTCAAGCGATTCATAAGTGGATTGACGAAGGACGGTTTCTCGGATATACGCGTGAAGGCAAGAATCGACATAACCGTATACCTGAGACGATCGCCTTTGCTATGCGCACCGGGGAATTCATACCGCTCCAAGAAGTCGTCCAGATGTACGAACGACAACAGCAGGAGCAGCAGATAGACCCAAGCTACACCGACCATCGTGATGCTGTGTTGGATGAAATCTCGCGATTGATGAAGAAGCATGGCGGCACATATGAGATGACGTTAAGTACGAAGCCAGATCGTACCGCCGAAGAGGAACGCGATGCTTCCATCTGGCTTGCGCTGCTCGATGAGCTGTGGGAAATGAATGAAGCGAAGTAA
- a CDS encoding DUF6516 family protein, translated as MKRSNHDLYGTNFEFLKRSFPDLIESIEDGFFGEEPSKGAFSRKTIKFVDGTYMTVFELIDARTGRKKKYQYDWEYKRGHMWKWHNEPHEQRKQQTVTEPDHMHHKPAGVTEERRYPNFGHHDLYTIMETIHMHMEIAKVKQEGTSG; from the coding sequence ATGAAGCGAAGTAATCATGACCTGTATGGAACGAATTTCGAGTTCCTCAAGCGATCCTTCCCAGACCTCATTGAATCTATTGAGGATGGATTCTTCGGTGAAGAGCCGAGTAAAGGAGCATTCTCCCGCAAGACGATCAAGTTCGTTGACGGCACTTATATGACTGTGTTCGAACTCATCGATGCCAGAACAGGCAGGAAGAAAAAATATCAATATGATTGGGAATACAAGCGCGGCCACATGTGGAAGTGGCACAATGAGCCCCATGAGCAAAGGAAGCAGCAGACGGTGACCGAGCCCGATCATATGCATCATAAGCCTGCCGGGGTAACGGAGGAGCGTCGATATCCAAACTTTGGTCATCATGATCTATACACCATTATGGAGACTATTCATATGCATATGGAGATAGCTAAGGTGAAGCAGGAGGGCACGTCGGGTTGA
- the guaA gene encoding glutamine-hydrolyzing GMP synthase: MDKPNEIIVVLDFGGQYNQLIARRIRDLGVYSELLPYNTSVEKIKALQPKGIIFSGGPASVYGESSPLVDPGVYELGVPIFGICYGMQMMAHQLQGKVERASKREYGKAEVDFADSCSLVHGLEKRQTVWMSHSDLVVETPEGFVVDASTEHAPVAAMSHPEKRMFAVQFHPEVRHSVYGNEMIRNFLYNVCGCEGNWSMTTFIEDTVREIREEVGDQKVLCALSGGVDSSVVAMLIHRAIGDQLTCMFIDHGLLRKDEAESVMETFVGKFDMKVVKIDARDRFLGKLQGVDDPEQKRKIIGNEFVRVFEEESAKFDDFAFLAQGTLYTDIVESGTATAQTIKSHHNVGGLPEDMKFKLVEPLKALFKDEVRKVGEECGLPAAIVWRQPFPGPGLAIRVLGEVTEEKLTIVRESDAILRDEIAKAGLDREIWQYFTALPNMKSVGVMGDARTYSYTVGIRAVTSIDGMTADWARIPWDVLEKISVRIVNEVDNVNRIVYDITSKPPATIEWE; encoded by the coding sequence ATGGACAAGCCGAATGAAATTATTGTCGTGCTCGACTTCGGCGGGCAATACAACCAGCTAATCGCACGTCGTATCCGCGATCTTGGCGTATACAGTGAGCTGCTGCCGTACAACACATCTGTTGAAAAAATTAAAGCGCTCCAGCCGAAGGGCATCATCTTCTCGGGCGGCCCAGCCAGCGTATATGGCGAGAGCTCGCCGCTCGTAGATCCAGGCGTGTACGAGCTTGGGGTGCCGATCTTCGGCATCTGCTACGGTATGCAAATGATGGCGCACCAGCTTCAGGGCAAGGTCGAACGCGCCTCGAAGCGCGAGTATGGCAAGGCAGAGGTCGACTTCGCGGACAGCTGTAGTCTGGTGCACGGCCTCGAGAAGCGTCAGACGGTATGGATGAGCCACAGCGACCTCGTCGTGGAGACGCCAGAGGGCTTCGTCGTTGATGCGAGCACGGAGCATGCGCCTGTTGCGGCGATGAGCCACCCGGAGAAGCGGATGTTCGCGGTGCAGTTCCATCCAGAGGTGCGTCACTCTGTGTATGGCAATGAGATGATCCGTAACTTCCTCTATAACGTGTGCGGCTGCGAGGGCAACTGGAGCATGACGACGTTCATCGAGGACACCGTTCGCGAAATTCGCGAAGAAGTCGGCGACCAGAAGGTGCTGTGCGCACTGAGCGGCGGCGTCGATTCGTCTGTTGTGGCGATGCTCATTCACCGCGCGATCGGCGACCAGCTGACATGTATGTTCATCGACCACGGCCTGCTGCGTAAGGACGAGGCGGAGAGCGTTATGGAGACGTTCGTCGGCAAGTTCGATATGAAGGTTGTTAAGATTGATGCACGCGACCGCTTCCTCGGCAAGCTGCAGGGCGTCGACGATCCAGAGCAGAAGCGTAAAATTATCGGCAACGAGTTCGTCCGCGTCTTCGAGGAGGAGTCCGCCAAGTTCGACGACTTCGCCTTCCTCGCCCAAGGCACGCTCTACACCGACATCGTCGAGAGCGGCACGGCGACGGCGCAGACGATCAAGTCGCACCATAACGTCGGCGGTCTGCCGGAGGATATGAAGTTCAAGCTCGTCGAGCCGCTGAAGGCGCTGTTCAAGGACGAGGTGCGCAAGGTAGGCGAGGAGTGCGGCTTGCCAGCGGCTATCGTATGGCGTCAGCCGTTCCCAGGTCCGGGTCTTGCGATCCGCGTGCTCGGCGAAGTAACGGAGGAGAAGCTGACGATCGTGCGCGAGTCCGATGCAATCCTGCGTGACGAGATCGCGAAGGCTGGCCTCGACCGCGAGATCTGGCAATACTTCACGGCGCTGCCGAACATGAAGAGCGTCGGCGTCATGGGCGACGCGCGTACGTACTCGTACACCGTCGGCATCCGCGCCGTCACGTCCATCGACGGCATGACCGCCGACTGGGCGCGTATCCCGTGGGACGTGCTGGAGAAGATCTCCGTGCGTATCGTCAACGAAGTCGACAACGTCAACCGGATCGTGTACGACATTACGTCCAAGCCACCGGCGACGATTGAGTGGGAATAG